One Candidatus Campbellbacteria bacterium genomic window carries:
- the rplE gene encoding 50S ribosomal protein L5, whose amino-acid sequence MLTVKEKQNKAFEALKETLGVKNPMAVPRVSKVIVSVGTGSAKDKNKIEVIQDRLMKITGQKPAGRVAKKSIASFKLREGQVIGYQITLRGDRMYDFLDRLINIALPRTRDFRGIERDSIDPMGNITIGIKEHTIFPETADEEIRDVFGLAVSIVTTAKNKETAEKYLEYIGIPFKKAGEVKAKKTPAKK is encoded by the coding sequence ATGCTTACCGTAAAAGAAAAACAGAATAAAGCATTTGAGGCCCTCAAAGAAACACTGGGTGTAAAAAACCCGATGGCCGTTCCCCGTGTTTCCAAGGTCATTGTGTCTGTTGGTACGGGTTCAGCAAAGGACAAAAACAAGATTGAAGTGATTCAAGACCGTTTGATGAAGATTACCGGACAGAAACCAGCTGGACGTGTTGCTAAGAAATCAATTGCATCATTTAAACTTCGCGAAGGACAAGTGATTGGATACCAAATTACACTTCGTGGTGACCGCATGTACGATTTTCTTGACCGCCTCATCAACATTGCACTTCCTCGTACCCGCGACTTTCGTGGTATTGAGCGCGATTCTATTGATCCGATGGGAAACATCACAATTGGTATTAAGGAGCACACTATTTTCCCTGAAACAGCTGACGAAGAAATTCGAGATGTGTTTGGTCTCGCGGTAAGTATCGTAACGACTGCAAAGAATAAAGAAACAGCAGAGAAATACCTTGAATACATCGGCATTCCCTTTAAGAAAGCGGGAGAAGTGAAAGCAAAGAAGACACCAGCTAAAAAATAA
- the rplN gene encoding 50S ribosomal protein L14, translating into MIQPRSIVVIADNSGGTLGRVFKVLGGSKRRYAEIGDKVVISIQVAQPRKATKKKDVVHAVVVRQTKAFRRKDGSYVRFDENAVVLVDKIKPEPKANRIFGPVPRELADHGFQKIVSMAPEVV; encoded by the coding sequence ATGATTCAACCACGTTCAATTGTTGTGATAGCTGATAACTCCGGAGGAACTCTCGGACGTGTATTCAAAGTGCTCGGTGGTTCAAAGCGCCGTTACGCAGAGATTGGAGATAAGGTGGTTATTTCAATTCAAGTTGCACAACCTCGTAAGGCAACAAAAAAGAAAGACGTCGTACATGCGGTGGTTGTTCGTCAGACAAAGGCATTTCGTCGTAAAGATGGTTCGTACGTTCGTTTTGATGAAAATGCAGTTGTGCTTGTTGATAAGATAAAGCCAGAGCCAAAGGCAAACCGAATCTTTGGCCCCGTTCCACGTGAACTCGCCGACCACGGTTTTCAAAAGATTGTTTCAATGGCACCGGAAGTGGTATAA
- the rpsQ gene encoding 30S ribosomal protein S17 — MDTQEIKQKTLVGIVVSDKMKDTIVVLVERYIKDPKYGKYVTKHKKFKAHDAGNTKHIGDKVTIVATRPISKDKHFKVMDVRS, encoded by the coding sequence ATGGACACACAAGAAATAAAACAAAAAACACTCGTCGGCATAGTTGTGTCAGATAAAATGAAAGACACTATTGTGGTGCTTGTTGAGCGTTACATCAAAGATCCAAAGTATGGAAAGTATGTAACCAAGCACAAGAAGTTTAAGGCACACGATGCTGGCAACACAAAGCACATTGGAGACAAGGTAACGATTGTTGCAACACGGCCAATTTCAAAAGATAAACATTTCAAAGTAATGGATGTTAGAAGTTAG
- a CDS encoding 50S ribosomal protein L29 codes for MTKTTDIQKKNDTELMVLIAEKREALRQDRFAMSGSKGRDVKKMRESKKDVARALTELTSRGNK; via the coding sequence ATGACCAAAACAACTGACATACAAAAGAAAAACGATACTGAACTCATGGTTCTTATCGCTGAGAAGCGAGAAGCACTACGGCAAGATAGGTTCGCAATGTCAGGAAGTAAAGGCCGTGATGTGAAGAAGATGCGAGAGAGTAAGAAAGATGTTGCCCGCGCGCTTACAGAACTTACGAGTAGAGGCAATAAATAA
- the rplP gene encoding 50S ribosomal protein L16 → MLFPKKVKYRKWQTKRQNPKKVITATRGATLAFGSFGLKAMSSSRVTSNQIEASRRVIRRALGKNGNLWTRVFPDRPYTAKGAEVGMGKGKGDPKGFVVEIFQGRVLFEVDGVSEEIAREVLRKGGAKMPLKTKIMTRSR, encoded by the coding sequence ATGTTATTTCCTAAAAAAGTTAAATACCGAAAGTGGCAAACCAAACGCCAAAACCCCAAGAAGGTTATTACTGCAACACGTGGAGCAACACTTGCATTTGGTTCTTTTGGTTTGAAGGCAATGTCTTCATCACGAGTTACCTCAAATCAGATTGAAGCATCTCGTCGTGTTATACGCCGAGCCCTTGGTAAGAACGGAAACCTTTGGACACGCGTGTTTCCAGACCGACCCTACACAGCAAAAGGTGCAGAAGTAGGTATGGGTAAGGGAAAAGGAGATCCAAAAGGATTTGTTGTTGAAATTTTCCAAGGACGCGTTTTGTTTGAAGTAGACGGTGTGTCTGAAGAGATTGCGCGAGAAGTGTTGCGCAAAGGTGGTGCAAAAATGCCACTGAAAACAAAGATTATGACACGAAGCCGTTAG
- the rpsC gene encoding 30S ribosomal protein S3 → MTHRVHPFAHRLGILRDWQSRWFARAGEYQKFLRTDVLLRRKITQLTRMMYVSGVDIERRNSQLRIVIKTSRPGLIIGRSGEGIAKLKKELDTFVLKNKLASADTLKLEVEEIKSPESHAAIVAAMAVEGIEKRTPFRRVLKQTVEKVMANRDVQGVRIHLSGRLGGSDMARREQIKRGRIPLQTFRADIDYAHDEAHIPQGQIGIRVWIYRGDIFDKK, encoded by the coding sequence ATGACACATCGAGTACATCCATTTGCACACCGTCTAGGTATCTTGCGTGATTGGCAATCACGATGGTTTGCTCGTGCGGGTGAATATCAAAAGTTTCTCCGAACCGACGTGTTACTTCGTCGAAAAATTACACAGCTTACGCGTATGATGTATGTGAGTGGTGTGGATATCGAACGACGTAACTCACAGTTGCGTATCGTCATCAAAACATCTCGTCCCGGTCTTATCATTGGACGTTCTGGTGAGGGTATCGCAAAACTCAAGAAAGAATTGGACACGTTTGTTCTTAAGAACAAACTTGCAAGTGCGGACACACTCAAACTTGAAGTTGAAGAAATAAAATCTCCCGAATCGCACGCGGCAATTGTGGCTGCGATGGCAGTTGAAGGAATTGAGAAACGAACACCATTTCGTCGTGTGTTGAAACAGACGGTTGAGAAAGTTATGGCAAACCGTGACGTACAAGGAGTCCGTATTCATCTTTCAGGACGTCTCGGCGGATCTGACATGGCACGCCGTGAACAGATTAAGCGTGGGCGTATTCCGTTGCAGACATTCCGTGCAGATATTGATTATGCACATGATGAGGCACACATTCCACAAGGTCAGATTGGTATCCGTGTGTGGATTTACCGTGGGGATATCTTTGACAAGAAATAA
- the rplV gene encoding 50S ribosomal protein L22: MKAYLKNYRQSPRKVRLVANLVKGKTVARALVLLNATQKRATGPLAKMINSAAANAKTHGVTDTGSLVIKEFRVDKGLTMHRSLPRAQGRSSKIDKHSSNIILTLAVQELKNDKVQKTNVKKSASKKTVKKTVK; the protein is encoded by the coding sequence ATGAAAGCGTACTTGAAAAATTACCGCCAGTCACCACGAAAAGTTCGCCTTGTTGCGAACTTGGTTAAGGGTAAGACGGTTGCACGTGCGCTTGTCCTTTTGAACGCTACACAGAAACGAGCGACAGGTCCTCTCGCAAAAATGATTAACTCCGCAGCTGCAAATGCAAAGACACACGGTGTTACAGATACAGGATCTTTGGTTATAAAAGAATTTCGCGTTGATAAGGGTTTGACAATGCACCGATCACTTCCACGTGCCCAAGGTCGCTCATCAAAGATTGATAAGCACTCAAGTAATATTATTTTAACTCTTGCAGTACAAGAGTTAAAAAATGACAAAGTTCAAAAAACAAATGTCAAAAAGAGCGCATCAAAAAAGACAGTAAAGAAAACAGTAAAATAA
- the rpsS gene encoding 30S ribosomal protein S19, protein MTRSLKKGPYLNVRLMEKVAKQKATDGPIKTWARPSVISPEMVGYTFAVHNGKSFIDVFVTEEMVGHRLGEFSPSKTFKRHGGQMQKALDTAKKDAEITAAKSAKTAADATVAKK, encoded by the coding sequence ATGACACGGTCACTCAAAAAAGGACCATATCTCAACGTTCGCCTTATGGAGAAGGTTGCGAAGCAAAAAGCCACAGATGGCCCTATTAAGACGTGGGCACGCCCAAGTGTGATTTCACCCGAGATGGTTGGGTACACATTTGCCGTTCACAACGGTAAGTCATTCATTGATGTGTTTGTAACGGAGGAAATGGTGGGTCACCGTCTTGGTGAATTTTCACCATCAAAAACATTTAAGCGTCACGGAGGTCAAATGCAGAAAGCACTTGATACAGCAAAGAAGGATGCCGAAATTACAGCAGCTAAATCAGCAAAAACTGCAGCTGATGCAACAGTGGCGAAGAAGTAA